GTTCATGGAAAAGCGCCGCGAGTTCCGCCGGCAGCGCGTGGAATATATGAAGAGCCACAATCCCGGGGAGTACAGCCGCTTCATGGAAAACAGGCGCGCCCGGTTCCAGGAGTTCCAGGCCCGGAATCCCGAAGGCGCCCAGCGCTTCCTGGAAAACCATCCGCGCTTCCGCGAGCGCATGAATTCCTCCGGTCCCCGCGGCGGACGCGAATCCTACGAGAGGCAGAACGGCGGGCATGATTTCCAGGGGTCCGGCCGCGGCCGCTTCCGAGATGCCGATTCTCCAAGGCAGGGAGAATTCCGTTCGAGGGGAGGATCCGGACGTTCTGATTTCGATTCCGGACCGCAGGACAGGCAGGACAACCGGCGCGGCTGGGGGCGGGGCGAGCGCCGCCGTCCCAGCGATGATTCGCTGGGACAGGAAAGGCCGTTCGGTTCTGGACGAACCGAACGCCGCAGGCAGGCCTCTTGATGGAGGCTCCCGGGCGCGAGCGGGACGGCGTCTTGATCGCGCAGTTCCAAGCGGGCCGCGAGTCGGCCTTCGACGAGCTGGTGAAACGGCACATGGAAAAGGCCGTGCAGCTCGCGCGCACCGTGTGCGGCAATTACGAGGACGCAAAGGACATTTCTCAGGAGGCGTTCGTGAAGGCGTATCACGCGCTGAAGAACTTCAAAGGCGAAGCGCAGTTCTCGACCTGGTTTTACCGCATCCTCATGAACTCGGCCAAGGACTATCTGAGGAAGAAAAAACGGCTGCGTCTCGCGGATTGGGACGACGCGCAGTCCAAAGACCATTTCCTGGAATCCGTGGCCTCGCCCGAGCCGGGCCCCGCGGGTTCGGCCCTCTTATCGGAATTCGAGCGGCAGGTGACGGCCGCGATCGAGAAGCTTCCCTTCCAGCAGCAATGGATTTTCATCCTGCGTTTTTTGGAAGGTTTTTCCCTGAAAGAAATCGCGCAGGCAACGGGCCTTGCGGAAGGCACAGTGAAGGCCGCGCTGCATTTCGGCATGAAAAAATTCAAGGCG
The Verrucomicrobiia bacterium DNA segment above includes these coding regions:
- a CDS encoding sigma-70 family RNA polymerase sigma factor, whose product is MEAPGRERDGVLIAQFQAGRESAFDELVKRHMEKAVQLARTVCGNYEDAKDISQEAFVKAYHALKNFKGEAQFSTWFYRILMNSAKDYLRKKKRLRLADWDDAQSKDHFLESVASPEPGPAGSALLSEFERQVTAAIEKLPFQQQWIFILRFLEGFSLKEIAQATGLAEGTVKAALHFGMKKFKAEISAISGKG